Below is a genomic region from Medicago truncatula cultivar Jemalong A17 chromosome 3, MtrunA17r5.0-ANR, whole genome shotgun sequence.
tttataattaattcatattttgttatgaaatacATGtgaattaacttaaaaaaagaaacaaaagttgtgataaaaatggaagaatttttttaaagaaattaaaacgaAAGATTTTATAATGTggagatcaaaaacatatttaaatcgttttttttaagacaacaagaaagaaaagaaaaaaaaaacacacttcATTGTTGTGAGctgtgaagccccgatacttcaaaatggatgacgtatcgtatcccctgcgtatcctgcactAATACCTGTCCGATACTTCTCGATACGTATCgggagagtatccaaatattaaattttattttttaaaaaaataatttttcgaTACTTTCTGATACAcacggatacttgtgttttttatattattttgatttatgtgatttttaatatatatatatatatatatatatatatatatttcctttatctttctttggttCTAGTACGACCAACATCATCCATAGAAACAATTTCATCTTCCCCTTtctaaaaaattagggtttcaactttttcttccaaaatggTCGCCTTCCACTTTGGATATAGTGCTctttttttggatcgatataatATAGCACTAACAATGTTCCTTTTGGATGTAGTATAATATTGATGTATAACAGTGATGGTGctctttttgatatattttgcgtatgtaattgactaatcaccactctcttaatcgtccatattatttatatttatgttaatgtgctacgagtctagtttcttgtgtttgttaatatatttgcatattaaaaaaatgttataattatattatacatttaattatataattttttttattaacgtatcccagccgtatcgtatcttgatttttgaaatttttccgtatcggtgcagtatcgtatccgtaCCGTATCTCGTATCCACGCTTGGACAGGCTGTGAGCAAAGGGTTTTAGGAGCAGAAATCATATCCATCCTTGAACCCTAAACTGATGTGACGATGGAACTTCAAGCTCTTTGTTGCGCTCTTCCCTCTCAACCACTTCAATTCTCCAAACTTCGTGTGAGTCATAAACCTGAACAATTCATTCACGCGAATAAATATCAGTTTTTCCATTGCGATTCTTCTATGCTAATTTGAAACTCCTTTCACTTTcacactaacttttttttttgtttttcttttcttttttcgcAGTCACAAGCATTTGGAACTCAAGCTCTATTCAGATATCAGAAACAGAAATTTGGGTTCGAAAAATCATCGAAATGTAcgatttttgtttttgggtcTCTATTCAAATCACAAACCATTCAtcaaattgttttaaattttttgttttgatttcagcATTCAAACAGGTGATTAAAGAACCTTCACTTTTGGGATTGAACAAATTTCAAAGGACTCTTATACATGCTTCTGATTCCACCGTAAATGGTGCATTGGAAGTTGAACTGAAACAAAGTTCCAGTGTTCCTGTTAATGTGGGTTATAGTGGGTTGGAACCATTTCATGGTAAATCAGGTTCTGTCTCTTTTTATGGGTTGACACACCAATCTGTAGAAGAAGGGAAGTTGGTATCTGCTCCGTTCAAACAAGAGGAGAGCTCTTACTTATGGGTTTTGGCTCCTGTTGCATTCATATCATCTTTGATTCTGCCACAGTTCTTCGTTGGCACTGTTGTTGCGGCTTTCTTtaatgatttgattttaaaaggTATTTATGTTGAATTACGAGCCTTCTGTTTTCTGCTTTAAATTTGATCATAAATGATAGTTTGTGATGTATGAGGTAAAACTGTGAAATTACAATCTGAATATATGATTGTTGCAAATGTGTTTACATATGCTGATGCCGCTGCTCTTTTTGTCTACACTTCAGTAGGCCACtgttaaggttttttttttcacaaatgtTAATGCCAAATTATTTAGTGGCTTGATGTAGTCGCAGAATCATATGCAAACCTCAAAGCCTGTTGATAATTGATCGTTTCATTAAGTTTTATCAAAGCCTTCAGCATACAAAGTCATTTCTTTCAAGTGATAAACATTATCAGTTACAATGTAAACCTCTAGCTCTGTACTGACCACCAACACTAGTTGTTGTTAGCTTTGTGGAATGATAGCCATGTTTTGTAATTATGAATGGCTCTTGCTATTGTTCACCGACATATAAGTTGAATTCTCACTCACATAACATATATGGATGTTTAAAATTGAAGCCTCTGTTTGTTGTATAACTCTCAGGTATCTAGGCAAAATTTTGTGTTTCCATGGTGTTCTGTTGGGGTTTTTTGTTGTATTCTGAACTTCCgacatgtaaaataaaattctgtTACAAACAAAGATTGGATGATAATAGTTTGTGTTGTAGGAAGTAAAACCGTGAAATAGCAACCAGAATATATGATCGCTGTTGCTAATGTGTTTGAATATATGATCGCTGTTGCTAATGTGTTTATATTACTGATTCTACAGTTCTTTGTCTACACTATGGTAGTACGttgttaagattttttttgctgATGTTAATACCAAATTAGTTATTGGTTTTATATAGTTGCAGAGTGATATGCGAACCTCAAAGACTATTGGTAATTGATGGTCTGATTAGATTTTATTGAAGCCTTAAGTAAACAAAATCATTTCTTTTAAGCCATAAATCTTATCAGTTCTGAAGCAAACCTCTGGTTCTGTACTTACCACTGACACTATTTGCCGTTATCTTTGTGGAATGATAGCCATGTTTTGAAATTATGAATGGATCATGATATTGCACTGCCCCTTGAATTTCTCTGCATTTCTAGTGCTTCTTGGGGGTTTTAGATGCAGACTCCTGTGGAAGTAGTTCACTAACATATAAGTTGAGTTCTCACTAACATATATGGAGGATTAAAATTGAAGCCTTTGTTGTATACCTTTTAGCGATTTTGGCAAAATTTTGTGTTTCCATGTTATTCTATCGGACTTGTTTAATGCAttaatgctagcaacactctcttttgaacactctctctaatactcactttcttattggtttaaatcattgtgggtctacactttgaaaattgaaccccCACAAAATAGTGGGACATACATTAATTTCATCCAACAAATAAGTGAGTGCTAGAGAGAGCGttaaaaagtgagtgttgctagcattcctcttaTGAACTTTGACAAGTCAAATGAAATTCTGTTCCAAAAGAATGGAGTTACATAAATGTCATGGTTTTGTTTGTGCTGTAAAATGTGGACAATGAAGTATCTCTTGACTCTTATACACATTTCTGTTACCAATAAAATGCAGATATTGTGACTTCATTCTCTTCCGAGGCACTGTTCTATGTCGGACTTGCAACATTTTTGCAGGTGGCTGATCGTGTCCAGAGGCCATATTTACAGTACAGCTCTAAAAGATGGGGTCTCATCACTGGCCTCAAAGGATATATAACCTCTGCTTTCCTCACAACGGGTTTGAAAATTGCCGTTCCTCTTCTTCTATTGTATGTGACCTGGTCGGTGGTTCGCATGGCGGCGGTTGTTGCTATAGCTCCCTTTTTAGTTGGCTGTGCTGCTCAATTTGCATTTGAGAGACATTTGGACAGACGTGGGTCATCGTGCTGGCCTCTAGTCCCTATTATATTTGAGGTTTGTCTATctattcatttttaaatcaatttaagATCTTAATGCAGCTTGACGAGTCTACTGGTCTGAGAGGAGTAACAACAACTTGGATTTTAATAGTAATTAGTAGTTCTGTAACATTCTGAATTGACTTGCCAGGTATACAGATTGTATCAGCTAACAAAAGCAGCCAATTTTTCCGAGAAGTTGATGTACTCTATGAAGGGGCTACCTGCGTCACCTGAAGTACTAGAACGGAGTGGAGCTTTGTTTGGAATGATGGTGATTTTCCAGTTACTGGGTATTGTATGCATTTGGTCATTGATGACGTTTCTCTTGAGGCTATTCCCTTCTAGGCCAGTAGCAGAAAATTACTGAGTTTTGTATGGAATTGAGAAGAGTGTTGTACATATTCGGAGTGGATAACATTTATAAGGCAATTAACTTCAATGTAGGCTTTTCATTAAAGAAGCTGTATCACTGTTAttcatttatgttttaatttcagTATCATCAATTGCTAACAAAATGAACAATGTCTTTCAAATGTCCTGTTTTTTTACAACAAAGCCAGCATTCTGTTCTATGTATTTGATATCATTTAAATGAAGTACATAATAGCACATGGAACAATATAGTTTTCCCCatcataaaattttgaaaaacattaCCAGCTACATAAGCATATGTAAATTTAGATCATAATTTACAAGGTGGTTGATATTAACTCAAGTTCTAAACCACATTCTACTAGTGATAGATAACATTCAAAACATGATAGAATTAGAATCCTACCATAAAATATCATCATCCGTTAACATCAAAATACACTTTGAACTGCAAGCATCAAGTGCCATAGGTACGTTTGAGAATCCTTCATCAAAAAACCATCAATatcctcaaacaaacaaaaattcacTCTGGAAAGAGCTTCATTTCCTCTACTCTTGGATTTCATATGTTCCGACCACCACATTGGACATTGAAAAGTAATATCGGTAAGCTTTGTTTTTCCCCCTTATCCTACCCAGATTTCAATTCAGTTGCTTTCTCCAAAAGACAGTGGATTCCAAAATCTTCTATGACCTCGTTACTTGACTTATTCCTCTAAAGTTAACATCCCCAACACTTTGAATAACTAGGGGGGCGTTTGTTTCGAGGATTCATAAATTAATCTCGGGAATAACTTACCTGGGAATAAAGTAGTGGGAAGTTTATTCCCggatattttgaaaaaaaaagtgtttggttaGTATTCTAATTCCTCaggaatattttcaaaaaaagttcaCAGAAATAGGTAGTTGGTGTTTGATTTGGaatatatattctaaaaaaatatgatacagTTACAAAAATACCCCTACCCTGTTTCTAaatcaatttgaatttatttttaccaTATTTTATTCTGATTATAACTTGAAGCATTTCAAAATacaccataaaataaaattatgtttacATATAGTTAATTGATagaatagaaaaatattgttgaaaattTGAATAGACAAAGAAATATTAGATGGATTGAATAGTTATATACACCATAACAATGTCTTGATGTAGagtatgtaaaataaaaatcaacacGTTCATTGCATGGAAAAATTAATTGGCAGTTGAAAAAACATGGTGGTAGGAGACATAGTGGGGTTTTCACGTAGCAAGGCACTAGTCATTCCTAGGAATAAAAACATTCCAACTCCTCTTTCATGGGAATAAAAATGGGAAGATCATGGGTTAAAAATTTTCCTGGGTATAATTTGTTTCCAGGTATATTTTTCTTGTACCTTCTACCAAACATGGGAAAGTGCATTCCCATCCTCATATTccaagg
It encodes:
- the LOC25490165 gene encoding uncharacterized protein produces the protein MELQALCCALPSQPLQFSKLRSQAFGTQALFRYQKQKFGFEKSSKSFKQVIKEPSLLGLNKFQRTLIHASDSTVNGALEVELKQSSSVPVNVGYSGLEPFHGKSGSVSFYGLTHQSVEEGKLVSAPFKQEESSYLWVLAPVAFISSLILPQFFVGTVVAAFFNDLILKDIVTSFSSEALFYVGLATFLQVADRVQRPYLQYSSKRWGLITGLKGYITSAFLTTGLKIAVPLLLLYVTWSVVRMAAVVAIAPFLVGCAAQFAFERHLDRRGSSCWPLVPIIFEVYRLYQLTKAANFSEKLMYSMKGLPASPEVLERSGALFGMMVIFQLLGIVCIWSLMTFLLRLFPSRPVAENY